The following nucleotide sequence is from Saimiri boliviensis isolate mSaiBol1 chromosome 6, mSaiBol1.pri, whole genome shotgun sequence.
aagatcccttacagcaaaagaaataatcaacatagtaaacagacaacctgcagaatggtaGAAATGTTGCAAATTATGcctctgacaaaggattaatatatAGACTCTATAAGAAACTCCATACAGTCATGCagttcagaataaaaaataaaaacaaaccccccccccaaaaaaagaaaggaattccaacaactcaacaagaaaaaaaaaacctcattaaaaactgggcaagtAATATGAACAGAGATTTATCAAAAGCAGAAAtataagtggccaacaaacacaataaaaaatgttgagcatcactaatcatcagagaaacacaaattaaaaccacaggaAGATACCACCTTACCTTAGTCAGCATGGATACtatcaaaatgtcaaaaaacaacagatctTGGCatggatgcagaaaaaaatagaacctTAGTATaaagttggtgggaatgtaaataagttcaacatctatggaaaacagtatggagatattgcaaagaactaaaactagaactactattcaacccagcaattaaTCCTACTACTGAGAATttacacaaaggaaaagaaatcattatattttttaaaagacacatgtactcacaTGTTTATCTCAGCACTATCTACTACAGCAAAGTCAGAAAATCAAACTAAGTATTCACagttgattggataaagaaatgtggtacaaataTGCCATGGAACACTATAcagccttaaagaaaagaacagtatTATGTTCTTTGCAACAATATAGAttcaactggaggccattatcataagtgaactaatgcagaaccagaaaatcaaatattgtgTGTTCTCcgtagacacagggaggggagcactacacactggggtttgttgggggaaATTGGGGAAGgaccgggggtggggaggtggggagagatagcatggggagaaatgtcagatataggtgaaggggaggaaggcagcaaaccacactgccatgtgtgtacctaggcagcaatcttgcatgttcttcacatgtaccccaaaacataaaatgcaacaacaatacataaataaataaaatattgtgtgtTCTCATCTATATGTGACAGATAAGTAAATGGTACATGTTAGCATAAAGTTGTAGAAAATAGACTCTGGGGActccaaaagagaaagaaagagaggtaaGGTTTAAAAACTTACCTACTGGGTACCATGTCCAATATTTGGGTGACTGGTACACTAGATGCCTAACCTCCACCATTATTCATGTAATGCCTGTGTAACAAGCACATTTTTCcctgattctaaaattaaaaaaaaaagaaaaaataacatgttttattcTCCAGGTTcatcatccatgttgtcacaagaCACAGGATCTCCTTCTGCTTTAAGACTGGGTAGcgacttaggccgggcgcggtggctcaagcctgtaatcccagcacgttgggaggccgaggcgggtggatcacaaggtcaagagatcgagaccatcctggtcaaaatggtgaaaccccatctctactaaaaatacaaaaaaaaaattagctgggtatggtagcacgtgcctgtaatcccagctgctcaggaggctgaggcaggagaattgcctgaacccaggaggcggaggttgtggtgagccgagatcgcgccatagcactccagcttgggtaacaagagcgaaactccgtctcaaaaaaaaaaaaaaaaaaaaaaaaaagactgggtagcatctttttaaaacacaaatctgatgATGTCACTCTACTTCCTTAAAGTTTTAATGTCTTCatctaattttttagtataaaattGAGAATTCTTAGCATGCTTTTCCCCTTCCTGCATGCTGCTACCCCAGACTTACTCAGACCACTATTTAGTTCACTCTGTGTACTCTAGACTAAAAAGTAGGCTCCCCTCTGTTCATTGAAGGTTTTATACCTCATCCTATCTTAAGATGAGCCCATGTTCATGCATTTTGCGCTCTCTCCCTGTAGCACAACCACCCCCACTTTCATGACCCTTCTTCCTCACCTCTGCTATTTAACTCCAATTCGCCACTGAACtaattctcactttttaaaaagcttttcttgATTCCCCCAGAATAGATCGCAATGCCATGTTATCCCCCTTATAGAAACTCATGTTCCTCCTTGGTAGCAATTACTATTCAGTGTACTTATGCATTTGAGTATCACTTGCTTACATTAGGCCACCTCAACCATAATATTTAAACAAGAGAGTTCTCTGACTCCCCTTGCGGGACATGGGACAGGGGTGTGGCTCTCCTGCTTGGTCCCTGCAGCTCAAGCCCTCTAGAAGGAGTCTGCAGATGGCAGGTACAGAGGCCTGGCGAGCGCTTTTGGGTTTTGGCCCCAAGGCAGCGTTGGGTGTGTGCAACTCCCGAAGCCCAAGCGGGCATGTGTTACAAAGCTCTTTCAGACTTGCCATCTACAGACAGCTTGTGTGTTATCAGCTGAGTGGACCCTCTGCCTTATcgcaagggcagagggccagtgtgacagccttctGTATCCCAAGCTCTTGCCCCGTGTCTGGAAAGAATTGGATCACATGCAGGCTTGAAGGATGAGTGTAAGAATTTATTGAGGTGGAGGTGGCTTTCAGCGAGATGGACGGGGAGCCAGAGGGGAGATTGAGTGGCCTTCCCCTGGAGTCCGGTGCCCAGTGGCCGGACTCTTCTCCCATGGTCCCAGCTGACCTTTCCTTGGTGTCCAGATGTTCCTcctcttctgtctttctctgcTGCGTTATTCTGTGGTCACTGTTCTGCTCATCTGCTGGTCTCAACCTTCAGCCACTTATGTGTGTGCCTACTAAGCGCTCAGGTTTATGTGGACACAGGATGGGAGTGGGGCATGGCAGGACAGAGCGATCTTGGAAAACACAACATTAGAGCAGGAAATTTCCGCAGGAGTGCCTGTTCTTATTTAGGTCCATCTGCACAGATCTGAGGGTGGACCCCTTACCAGGACCTCgcccttctctacccagcacttccctgcctaCCTCCTGAATCAACATAAGCTCCCTGAGGCACGGACTTctgttttgctctttttcctCAGAATATAGCACAACCTAGCACAATCTTTTgccactccaaaaatataagTATGTATTATACGAATATGTTGAAAAGGTGAATATCTCTTAGCTAAAATTTAATGCAGTATTTTTGAGAAGTTAGtgaacattttcaattttatatttattggcaGATAACCTGTAAGTACAAATGTCATAGTTCATATTTTCAAACATAACATGTAAACAACCTTAATATATACCAAGAAATACAATTAAATTCCATGATTAAGTGTAGttccaaataagaaaacaatatagaCTTAGGGTCcagaggagcagaggagcagaGTAGGCAGTTCGTGGTGaggaaatagtaaaaaaaaaaaaaaagaaaaaagaaaagaaaattaaaaaagaaaaaaaaaagagaaagaaagaaaagaaaaaaaagatgtaagtCTTGAAGTTCTCCATTTCCCTAGGGATTCTCTTCTCTTTAACATAGTAAAAAGCTGCTCCTACTGTTATTGTCATGTTTTTCCATTATATTAACAAGGATTATTAAAAGATATTCGTATAAACTTATTCAGATACTTAATTAAAACTATCACCTGATTAGGAGTGCTAAAATATATGACAAGTGATTCCAAATGTCttattgcttcattcttttcttcagaaaacattcattgaacacacatgtgcatagaATACTGAGCGGTATtaggaataaaaagtaaataaagacagTTCCTAAATGTGGGTTTATGTGTTTTCATGTTAGTTTAAATTCAGACTGTGTCACTTATTCAACTAGTGACCTTTGGTAAATTAATCTTCTGAGTTCAAATTCCTCACCTGTATAATCAGACTAATATCTGTTCTAGTGATTCAGTTATATAATTatctataataattatataatttaaatgatatatatatctatatatatatgtatgtatatgtgtgtgtatgtgcatgtgcgtgtgtataACAAAGTCTGGCATACAATATacatacaaaattatatttgttatgaTAGTCCATATCCTTAATTAATGTTTACCTGTTAAGGGCTCACTGTTTGACACTATAGTAAGTGTCTTATATGCTTTcacttatttaattcttaaaactcTATAAGATGGCCGGAcctggtagttcatgcctgtaatcccagcactttgggaggctgaggcagccggatcacctgaaagcaggagtttgagaccagcctggccagcatggtgaaagcctgtctttactaaacacacacacacacacacacacacacacacacacacacacacactctgggtgtagtggtgcatgcctgtagtcccagcttctagggaggatgaggcaggaaaatcacttgtacctgagaggcaaaggccactgcagtctagcctgggcagcagagcgagttttcatctcaaaaaaaaacacaacaaaaaaaactctataggaaaatacatattataatattcattttgtttactGTGACAGCAAGGTCCAGAAAGTTTCAGCAACTTGCCTGAGTATATGCAGACAGTAAGTGACAAATATAAGTAATTAAATCAGGCATTGTGTCCTCAGAATCAGTTTACTTAACGCTTAActtttctaataatttaattGACGAAGTAGGCTATTGAGAAACTACAATATTCTATGACATTTTGTACAAGAATGGTAGGAAGAATCTCTAGTTAGCATGATTTAAGGAAATAATGTAATCTTTCAAGCAAGGTACAGGAGTTTAAATAAGAGTTATGTCTTGAAGACTCTTTCTAGGTAAGAAAAAGGGATGGAGCATGGAGTAGAAATCTAAATAGAGCCATGAAGATGTGAAGAGACATAAAAGTTTGAATGCAGGTGTGAGTCTTCAGGGTCAGTACAAAGACTGCAAGTTGTGTGGaagaacattaaaagaaaaagaaaaaaggtaattcATAAAGCTTTTCTTTGCCATCCTGGATCTTTCATGTGTCTGATATGATCAAgttttttaacacacacacacacacacacacacacacacacacagacacacacacgtttaGGAAGGTAACTATATAAATGATGCACTGAAAATAGTAATTACAAGCTAATTCCTTGAAGACTTTAGCCAAAACTGTTGAAGTATTCCTAGTGAGAAAtggtaaaaacttaaaaagtggTATTTAATAGTGTCTAAGGAGGAGAGATATAGAAGGAAAGCTGAAATATTTACCTTAAAGAAGCCTTAAGATTGCATAGAAAGCCAAtagtgagaaaagaaagaaggtgaaaatatttttaaaattgtaaatcaCTAAAAAGAGAACAACAATTTGTTCTCTGTTGTTGTTCTCTCTTtggtgatttaaaattttattaaattttaataaaataatgtttttaaaattttataaaataatatttttaaaattgtaaatcaCTAAAAAGAGAACAACAATTTAATGATACTTAGCATGTATTTATTGCTTGTATCtggagtatttttaattttgcactACCCAATgagttacatttttaagaaaaaaaatccagattttttccagtaaatatatttatactctttatcttaattttatttttaatatttccagtAGCACAATCACCAATACATTTAAACTGAGTGATTTGTAATAGGTATTTTCCTTCAATAATAGGTGGTAGCATGTTGATGATGCACAGTATATTTGAATCAAGTTCAGAGGACCTGAAAAAGTTCTGGGCAATATCCCAAAAATGTAGCGTCAAACATAAAGTTACTTTTGTTTTCCAGAGACTCTATGATTAACGTTTAAAGAGATACTATCTTAATTCATGTAACAAACCAGTGGCAGGCACAagttatttttggtaaaaataatattctatgaGCCGTAGAGTATTTAAAGATATGTTGACTTGATTATTGCAACGCTGAGCCATTCCACATTTACTGTTTGGTAACTTGTCCCATGTGTCAGTTCGTGTTCATGCATGCAAAATTATTTGATGTATGCAGAGGATATGAAGCCAGTCACATTCCTTCTTCTGTAGAATATTAACAGTTATCACGAATTTATCAGTAACAGATTCTCtttgggaattttaaaaagattttcatagattttttccctttttcaaaCACTTCTTATTTGAAAGTAAACTACTACCCATATTTATACGCAGGTCAGGAATTAGCAAAGAATAGAAGGAGATTCCTTTCCCAATCAAGTTCTAAGTAAGCTCCTGAAAGCCCAGTTGCACGCAAAATATATAACACCTACTGGATGCACTAGAATTGGAGAGTTTCTATTATATGTGGTTATTCTTCcccattaaaattttattacatgtCTGATTTCTGTGGGTGAAATGTAATGTCAGTTATGAGAAAGGGATCAATCATTTACCCTCCTCCTTTGTGATTCTGCCATCTCTACAAACTATTTTAGCTTAGTTGGGCAACTTTTACCCTTAGAGAACTAATGACGTGGTCTCGAATTTTCTTGGTCCTAATACCATAAACAATGGGGTTAAGAAAAGGTGGTACCAGAAGGTACATATTGGCAATGAAAATGTGAATTTGGGGAGCCACATTGTGGCCAAAGCGGTGGGTCAAGAAGGTAAAGACAGCTGTGGAGTAGAAAACCAGGATGACACAGACATGGGAACCACACGTGCCTAAAGCTTTAAGACTTGCTTCCTGTGATGGAAGATGAAAGATTGCTCTGAGGATTAGTACATAGGAGACAGCAATAAAAAAGCCATCACAGGAGCCAATAACAGAGGCCACACTGAGGCTGTAGCGTTTGGTGGTCCCTGTGTCCACACATGCCAGTTTCACCACAGCCATGAACTCACAATAAGTGTGTGCAATGATTCGAGTTCTGCAGTAGGGCAATTGTTTGAGCAGAATGGGATGTGGTGAAAAGAAGACCACTCCCCTGAGTACCACAGCAGCTCCCATTTTGGCAATACGACTGCGTGTGAGAATGGTGGTGTGGCGCAGTGGGTCACAGATGGCCACATAGCGGTCAATGGCCATTGCCAAGAAGAAGCCAGATTCCATGGCAGTAAAGCTGTGGATGAAGAACATTTGGGCCAAGCAAGCATCAATGGTGATATCATGGGCTCCGAG
It contains:
- the LOC101047211 gene encoding olfactory receptor 52M1-like, coding for MGPANKSQISPNTFLLMGIPGLERLHVWIGIPFSSMYVVALVGNVTILAVVRAERSLHQPMFLFLCMLSVTDLILSTSTLPRMLCLFWLGAHDITIDACLAQMFFIHSFTAMESGFFLAMAIDRYVAICDPLRHTTILTRSRIAKMGAAVVLRGVVFFSPHPILLKQLPYCRTRIIAHTYCEFMAVVKLACVDTGTTKRYSLSVASVIGSCDGFFIAVSYVLILRAIFHLPSQEASLKALGTCGSHVCVILVFYSTAVFTFLTHRFGHNVAPQIHIFIANMYLLVPPFLNPIVYGIRTKKIRDHVISSLRVKVAQLS